ATTACCCACAAATTGTTGAGTAGTTTCATTCGTTTCAATTGCCGCAAGCAAAAGATGTTCCATAGAAACAAAATCATCCTCATAGGCTTCCATAATCTTTTCAGCTTTATTAAAGAGGATATTCGTATTATTACCGATAAACTGTCCATATTGGACGTTGTCACCTTTCACTGTGGCATAACGTTTTAATTTACTTTCATAAGCTTCAGAAAGCGCTGCTGTATCTATATTGGCACGCTCTAAGACACTCTTGAACAGACTTTCATCTCCATTTAATGCCGCAAGCAACACCGCTTCCACTTCTACATTCTGCTGTTCATGCTGCTTCGCAATTTCAATAGCTGCTTGCAATGCCTCTTGCACAGCATATGTCATTTTATTTGCATCCAATTCATTTCACCTCTGTCGATTCAGTATACTGAGCCAAGAACCTCTCTTGACTTTGACTTACTTTGACCTTAATAATAGTATAAGCTATTTTAAAGTCTTATTTCAACCTATTACCCTCTCTGAAAAGAAAAATTTTAAAAGTGAAGAAGCTGGAACAAAATGTTGTCCCAGCCTCTACCTTTAAGAGTTGCGTCTAATCTTTATCTTTCTTTAAACCCATTGTTTTAATAATTTCATCAGAGAGTGCCTTAACACCAGAGTGTTCTAGATGAATACCATCAGGAGCAAAGTATTCAGTATGGCCAGCTGATCTGCTGTACCAATCCACTAATTTCACATTTTTATGTTTCTCAGCCGCTTCTTTCATCAATTGGTTCACATGTTTTTCGTATGAACGCGGCACACGTGTGTTGACTAGATAAATATCCGCTTTACCAAATGAATCGATAACAGAATCAAGTTGATTTTTATCGAAATCTCCATTGGTACCTAATTCAATGATAACTTTGTCTCCTTTTTGATTGTAATGGCTATATTGAGAATCAATCAGCGGTTTCGCTTGGTACATGTTTCTGCCGACTTTACCATCAATCACTGAGCGCGGCACACTTTCTTTAAAGTATTCCCCGATATCTACCATTACGGAGTCACCAATTAAGAGCGGTTTTTCATCTTCGTAAACTTCTGTATTCTCTTCAGGTTCCTTGCCTCCGCCGTTGCCTAAGAAGTCCATCTTGCCATACGGAATAGGTCGAACTACATATTTATCAATACTATTTGTATCAAATTGTGTTGCCTTTTCTCCAACTGTATCTTTACCGTATTTATCGAATAAACCGGCTAATATCAAGATAAATGGAATCAAGATAAGTAGAATCAGAATCCAACGTACCACCGCACCTTTTGTCCATTTCTGCACTGACAAGGCTTTGAAACCTTTTTTGCGGAAAGGCGTTTCGACATAGCGATATGAAAATTCTGCCATTCCTACCGTCAAGAGCAAATCAATCAAATATACATATACCGGAATTTGTCCAGCTACAAAGTAACGATGCGTAAAGATAATCACTGGAAAATGCCATAAATATAAACTATACGAACGTTTGCCGAGATATACAAATATCGGATTGCCCATAAATCTGGCTAAGAGTCCTGACGGATGTACGATACTTGCAATTAAAAACAGAGTAATACCTGAAATCAAGTAGAATCCGCCGTTATAAATCCAATAACTTTGATCGTCTACATATATGAAGAGACAGATTAAAATCGCTAATGCAATGACCCCTACAATGTCTACGATAGACCGTACCGCAAGCGGCGGATCTTTCTTCAAACGATTCGGCGGCCAAACAAAGGCTAAAATTACACCTAGTAATAAAGTTTGCAATCTCGTATCTGTACCGAAATATACACGTGAGAAATTCATTCCCGGATGTGTCAAAAGTACCATTGCAAGTAATGAAACTAAGGATATTACCCAAAAAATCAATGTAATCTGTTTTGGTTTTTTAACTTTGCGAAGTAATAAGATTAAAACCAACGGGAAAAACAGATAAAATTGTTCTTCTATTGCTAATGACCACAGATGTTTCATCGGTTCAAATGAGAATTGGTCAAAATAGTTGACGTCTTTTGCAATGTACCACCAGTTGGATACATAAAAGAGGGCCGCAAATGCATCTTGTTTTACTCTTATGATTTCGTCTCTCTGTAATATCAATGTGATAATGGTCACGATGCTGACCACAAATACCATAGCTGGTATCAAGCGTTTAATTCGTCTATACCAGAATTTTTTTAAATCAATTCTTCCATTCTTTTTATATTCAATCAACAAGAGACTTGTAATCAAATATCCAGAAATAACAAAGAACGTATCTACACCTAAGAAGCCGCCTGCGAGCCATTGCTTATTTAAATGATAAATAATGATTCCTAGAACCGCAATCGCTCGTAACCCATCGAGGCCAGGCATGTAATTCATCTTCTTCGGCGAGTTGTTATTTCTTGAACTGCGCTTCAAATTGTTCATGCACTTACCTTTCTTTCCATTTTAAAATTTTCCGTTATACAGTGCTATGTATTTTTATATGGAAAGCACTATTGCGTCATAATTACCAATTGTAATCTTAATGTAATACTCTTGCAATATCAAGTTATTATATATATTTCGATTTAATTCTCAATATTAGAAAGACCTGCACAATTAAAATGTGACAATTTTATGATTATCTGTTCTGAAAAACAAAAAGAGAAACGATATACATCTATGCAAGGCTTTCGAACAGCTTCGTCTTTATAATGTATCGTTTCTCTTTATTGATAACTTTATTTAATTATATTAGCTGACACCTAACGCAATTTTTGCGTAACGTGACATCATATCTTTATTCCATGGCGGATTCCATACAATATTCACTTCTGTATCTTGAATTTCAGGAATCTCTGCAAGCACCATTTTAATTTGTTCGATGATTTGCGGTCCAAGCGGACATCCCATCGAAGTTAAAGTCATTTCAACTTTACATAAACCATCATCATCAAGGTCTACTTTATATATTAAACCCAAGTTTACGACATCAATGCCTAATTCAGGGTCAATTACATTTTCTAATGCGCCTAGAATATTATCTTTCAATGCTTCTTCCATTTCGCTCACCTCTCTAAGCAATAATTATTAATACAAATATATCAAATATCCGACAAAACTCCAATAAAATGCTATTATTAGAATACACTGAATTAGGTGTGAGGTTATACTGCAACGCTATTTCAATCTGATATGTTTGTAATTAGAATACATTGGATAAAATATTAACCTGACGTATAACCTTAGGAACTAAAATAGAAATAATTATGATGGCAATTATTTCTTTAACTCGTTTCCTCTTAGACTTGAATTTAACGATTTTATAAAATTTAACACCATCCCTCAGCATTAAGGAGATAATTTTATGGAACCTTATTTAATTTGTTTAGATTTAGACGGAACATTATTGAACGATGAAAAAGAAATCTCACCTTACACTTTAAAAGTCTTAGAAAAACTTAAAGAACAAGGTCATTATATTATGATAGCTACAGGCAGACCTTTTCGTGCCAGCAAGCCTTATTATGAACAATTAGGGCTTGATACTCCTATAGTCAATTTCAACGGGGCATTTGTACATAATCCAACTGATTCAAATGCACCTGTCACGCATGAAACGCTTGACCCGGATTTAGCTTCAAGTATTATTGAATCTCTGCAAAAAATGCAAGTTAAAAATATTATTGCCGAAGTAAAAGACCATGTTTATATCGATAATTTCGATCAACATTTATTCGATGGTTTTTCAATGGGTAACCCTAAAATTGAAACAGGTGATATTGTGAACCAATTGAAAGAACCGCCGACTTCAATTTTAATCGAAGCAGATGAAGTAATGATTCCTCGTGTTAAACAAATGCTGTCCCGCTTCTACGCTGAAAGTATCGAACATAGACATTGGGGCGCGCCTTTTCCAGTTATCGAAATTGTAAAAAGAGGTATTAGTAAGGCACGTGGCATTGACAGTGTCAAAGACGAATTAGGTATCGATCGTAATCACATTATTGCTTTCGGCGATGAAGATAATGATACAGAAATGATTAAATATGCTAAACATGGCGTTGCAATGGAAAATGGACTAGACGAACTCAAGCATATTGCTAATGAAATCACTTATTCTAATAATCAAAATGGCATTGGAAGATATCTGAATGATTTCTTCAGCCTGAATATCCCATATAATGAAGAAACGAAAGTTTATTCCAGATAAATTACTTTTTAGATTAAACAAGGTTTGCTTTAGTACATGTATAGATACGTACTCAAAGCCAATAACCTTGTCTTTTTCATATTTAAACACAAATGGAGGTAAAAATTATGACGAAAGTAATTGTAATCGGAGGCGTCGCTGGCGGGGCAACATTTGCCAGCCAACTCAGACGTTTAGATTCTGAATGTGAAATCACTCTATTCGAAAAAGACCGTGATGTTACCTTTGCAAACTGCGGCCTTCCCTATTATCTCGGCAACATCATCGAGAAGCGCTCAGAACTGTTACATTTCACTCCCGAACAATTTAAAGAAAAGAAAGATGTTACGGCTAAAGTATTTCATGAAGTAATTCATGTGGAGCCTAATCATCAAACAGTAACCGTGAAAGATTTAAAAAATAACACAACTTTTACTGAGGATTACGATTACTTAGTGATGAGTCCAGGTTGTCGTGCTAATCGACTTCCTTTAGACAGTGACATGATTTTTACTTTACGTAATTTAGAAGATACAGATGCGATTGAATCTTATATTGAAGAAAATAATGTACAGAAGGCTCTTATTGTAGGAGCAGGATATATCTCTTTAGAAGTGTTAGAGAACTTTTACAATAGAGGTATTCAAACCACGTTAATTCATCGTTCTGAAGCAATTAATAAATTGATGGACCAAGATATGAATCAAGTTATCTTTGATACGATGGATGAACAAAATATTGACTATCGTCTGAATGAAGAAGTTGAATCTGTAGACGGCAAAACGGTTCATTTCAAATCAGGAAAGGCGGAAGATTTTGATATCATTATTGAAGGCATCGGCATTAAGCCTAACACCGAATTTTTAGAAGACGCTGGCATCGAGGAAGACGATGCAGGTTACATTCCAGTAAACGAATTCTTCCAGACTAATTATCGAAATGTATATGCGATTGGTGATATTGCTTCTTATCGTTATCGCCACGTTGACTTGCCTACCCATGTTCCTTTAGCTTGGGGTGCGCATCGTGCAGCCAGCATTGTAGCTGAGCATATTACCCAAACTCGTAATATTCCTTTTAAAGGCTTTTTAGCTGCTAATGCAGTAAAATTCTTTGATTATACCTTAGCGAGTGTCGGCGTCACTCCTGCAGACTTGAAACACTTTGATTACACTATGGTCGAATCCAAGCAAATGAATCATGCAGGTTATTTCCCTGGCGCTGAACCACTTCACTTACGTGTGTATTTCGAAAAGAGTACTAGAAAAATCATCCGAGCAGCTGCTGTAGGCAAAGCAGGAGCCGATAAACGCATTGACATTTTATCTCTAGCTATGCAAAATGATATGACTGTAGATGAGCTGACTGAATTTGAAACTGCATATGCACCTCCATACAGTTCACCTAAAGATATTATTAATATGATCGGCTATAAAGCTCAAGAAAAATAACTGTTCAATATCTAATTGATATAAGAAACAAAATAATACATTAACAATTGTTGGTATTATAATCTTTAATCCTATATATGTTATGATTAAAAATGAAATATTGAAGAAAT
Above is a genomic segment from Staphylococcus piscifermentans containing:
- a CDS encoding CoA-disulfide reductase is translated as MTKVIVIGGVAGGATFASQLRRLDSECEITLFEKDRDVTFANCGLPYYLGNIIEKRSELLHFTPEQFKEKKDVTAKVFHEVIHVEPNHQTVTVKDLKNNTTFTEDYDYLVMSPGCRANRLPLDSDMIFTLRNLEDTDAIESYIEENNVQKALIVGAGYISLEVLENFYNRGIQTTLIHRSEAINKLMDQDMNQVIFDTMDEQNIDYRLNEEVESVDGKTVHFKSGKAEDFDIIIEGIGIKPNTEFLEDAGIEEDDAGYIPVNEFFQTNYRNVYAIGDIASYRYRHVDLPTHVPLAWGAHRAASIVAEHITQTRNIPFKGFLAANAVKFFDYTLASVGVTPADLKHFDYTMVESKQMNHAGYFPGAEPLHLRVYFEKSTRKIIRAAAVGKAGADKRIDILSLAMQNDMTVDELTEFETAYAPPYSSPKDIINMIGYKAQEK
- a CDS encoding Cof-type HAD-IIB family hydrolase, translated to MEPYLICLDLDGTLLNDEKEISPYTLKVLEKLKEQGHYIMIATGRPFRASKPYYEQLGLDTPIVNFNGAFVHNPTDSNAPVTHETLDPDLASSIIESLQKMQVKNIIAEVKDHVYIDNFDQHLFDGFSMGNPKIETGDIVNQLKEPPTSILIEADEVMIPRVKQMLSRFYAESIEHRHWGAPFPVIEIVKRGISKARGIDSVKDELGIDRNHIIAFGDEDNDTEMIKYAKHGVAMENGLDELKHIANEITYSNNQNGIGRYLNDFFSLNIPYNEETKVYSR
- a CDS encoding metal-sulfur cluster assembly factor encodes the protein MEEALKDNILGALENVIDPELGIDVVNLGLIYKVDLDDDGLCKVEMTLTSMGCPLGPQIIEQIKMVLAEIPEIQDTEVNIVWNPPWNKDMMSRYAKIALGVS
- a CDS encoding acyltransferase family protein, coding for MNNLKRSSRNNNSPKKMNYMPGLDGLRAIAVLGIIIYHLNKQWLAGGFLGVDTFFVISGYLITSLLLIEYKKNGRIDLKKFWYRRIKRLIPAMVFVVSIVTIITLILQRDEIIRVKQDAFAALFYVSNWWYIAKDVNYFDQFSFEPMKHLWSLAIEEQFYLFFPLVLILLLRKVKKPKQITLIFWVISLVSLLAMVLLTHPGMNFSRVYFGTDTRLQTLLLGVILAFVWPPNRLKKDPPLAVRSIVDIVGVIALAILICLFIYVDDQSYWIYNGGFYLISGITLFLIASIVHPSGLLARFMGNPIFVYLGKRSYSLYLWHFPVIIFTHRYFVAGQIPVYVYLIDLLLTVGMAEFSYRYVETPFRKKGFKALSVQKWTKGAVVRWILILLILIPFILILAGLFDKYGKDTVGEKATQFDTNSIDKYVVRPIPYGKMDFLGNGGGKEPEENTEVYEDEKPLLIGDSVMVDIGEYFKESVPRSVIDGKVGRNMYQAKPLIDSQYSHYNQKGDKVIIELGTNGDFDKNQLDSVIDSFGKADIYLVNTRVPRSYEKHVNQLMKEAAEKHKNVKLVDWYSRSAGHTEYFAPDGIHLEHSGVKALSDEIIKTMGLKKDKD